A window from Tachyglossus aculeatus isolate mTacAcu1 chromosome 20, mTacAcu1.pri, whole genome shotgun sequence encodes these proteins:
- the SLN gene encoding sarcolipin: MERSTRELCLNFTVVLITIILIWLLVRSYQY; the protein is encoded by the coding sequence ATGGAGAGATCCACCAGGGAGCTGTGCCTCAACTTTACAGTGGTCCTGATAACCATAATCCTCATATGGCTTTTGGTGAGATCCTATCAGTACTGA